The following proteins are co-located in the Bradyrhizobium sp. AZCC 2176 genome:
- the rplQ gene encoding 50S ribosomal protein L17: MRHGKVHRKLNRTAEHRKAMFANMCAALIKHEQIVTTLPKAKELRPIVEKLVTLGKKGGLAMRRQAISEMRDVDQVKKLFDTLAPRYKDRQGGYTRIIKAGFRYGDNAPMAVIEFVDRDVDAKGQDSGPVQEKSAEAA, from the coding sequence ATGCGTCACGGCAAGGTTCATCGCAAACTCAACCGCACCGCCGAGCATCGCAAGGCGATGTTCGCCAACATGTGCGCCGCGCTGATCAAGCACGAGCAGATCGTCACCACGCTTCCGAAGGCGAAGGAATTGCGCCCGATCGTCGAGAAGCTGGTCACCCTCGGCAAGAAGGGCGGGCTCGCCATGCGTCGCCAGGCGATCTCCGAAATGCGCGACGTCGACCAGGTCAAGAAGTTGTTCGACACGCTGGCGCCCCGCTACAAGGACCGCCAGGGCGGCTACACCCGCATCATCAAGGCCGGCTTCCGCTACGGCGATAATGCCCCGATGGCCGTGATCGAGTTCGTCGACCGCGACGTCGATGCCAAGGGCCAGGATTCCGGCCCGGTGCAGGAAAAGTCCGCCGAAGCGGCGTAA
- a CDS encoding DUF1236 domain-containing protein encodes MKKLFMLAAAASLVTTMASAQTTIVTPGTTTGAAGATIQIEPEYRTRIKSYVTEHKIRPVETQERIVVGAKVPTDVELVPVPPDWGPTVTKYRYVYSNNRVMLVDPASRTVVHEID; translated from the coding sequence ATGAAGAAGCTGTTCATGCTTGCGGCCGCAGCGTCGCTGGTTACGACGATGGCCAGTGCCCAAACCACTATAGTCACGCCCGGAACGACCACGGGGGCTGCGGGCGCTACGATCCAGATCGAACCGGAGTATCGCACCCGGATCAAGAGTTACGTCACCGAGCACAAGATCCGTCCGGTCGAAACGCAGGAGAGGATCGTGGTTGGCGCGAAGGTGCCGACCGACGTCGAACTCGTGCCGGTGCCTCCGGATTGGGGTCCGACGGTGACCAAGTATCGCTACGTCTACTCGAACAATCGCGTGATGCTGGTTGACCCCGCAAGCCGAACCGTGGTGCATGAAATCGACTGA
- the secY gene encoding preprotein translocase subunit SecY encodes MVSAAEQLAANLNFGALAKADELKKRIWFTLGALLVYRLGTYIPLPGIDPAIWEQVFKSQAGGILGMFNMFAGGGIHRMAIFALNIMPYISASIIIQLLTTVSPQLEALKKEGEAGRKTLNQYTRYLTVILAAFQSYGIAVGLQGAGNVVSDPGIFFLLSTTITLTGGTMFLMWLGEQITSRGIGNGISLIILAGIVAELPSALANMLELGRQGALSTGLILIVIVMAVAVIAFIVFMERAQRRLLIQYPKRQVGNKMFEGQSSHLPLKLNTSGVIPPIFASSLLLLPATVANFNAGKGPEWFQWLNTQLSHGRPLFLFLYLALIVFFAFFYTAIVFNPTETADNLKKHGGFIPGIRPGERTAEYIDYVLSRVTVLGAIYLAIVCLIPEILISYASVPFYFGGTSLLIVVSVTMDTVAQVQGYLLAHQYEGLIRKSKLRGRRR; translated from the coding sequence ATGGTCTCAGCAGCAGAACAACTTGCGGCAAACCTCAATTTCGGCGCTTTGGCGAAGGCCGACGAACTGAAGAAGCGCATCTGGTTCACGCTGGGTGCGCTGCTTGTTTATCGGCTCGGCACCTACATTCCGCTGCCCGGCATCGATCCTGCGATCTGGGAGCAGGTGTTCAAGTCGCAGGCCGGCGGCATTCTCGGCATGTTCAATATGTTCGCCGGCGGCGGCATCCACCGCATGGCGATCTTCGCGCTGAACATCATGCCGTACATCTCGGCATCGATCATCATCCAGCTCCTGACCACGGTTTCCCCGCAGCTCGAAGCGCTGAAGAAGGAAGGCGAGGCCGGCCGCAAGACGCTGAACCAGTACACCCGCTATCTGACGGTGATCCTGGCCGCGTTCCAGTCCTACGGCATTGCCGTCGGCCTGCAGGGCGCCGGAAACGTCGTCAGCGACCCCGGCATTTTCTTCCTGCTCTCGACCACGATCACGCTGACCGGCGGCACCATGTTCCTGATGTGGCTCGGCGAGCAGATCACCTCGCGCGGCATCGGCAACGGCATTTCGCTGATCATTCTGGCCGGCATCGTCGCCGAGCTGCCGTCCGCGCTCGCCAACATGCTGGAACTGGGACGCCAGGGCGCGCTCTCGACCGGCCTGATCCTGATCGTGATCGTGATGGCGGTCGCCGTGATCGCCTTCATCGTGTTCATGGAGCGCGCGCAGCGAAGGCTTCTGATCCAGTATCCGAAACGCCAGGTCGGCAACAAGATGTTCGAGGGCCAGTCCTCGCATCTGCCGCTCAAGCTCAACACGTCAGGCGTGATCCCGCCGATCTTCGCCTCGTCGCTGCTGCTGCTGCCGGCCACCGTTGCAAACTTCAACGCCGGCAAGGGCCCGGAATGGTTCCAGTGGCTCAACACCCAACTCAGCCACGGTCGGCCGCTGTTCCTGTTCCTTTATCTGGCGCTGATCGTGTTCTTCGCCTTCTTCTACACCGCGATTGTGTTCAACCCGACCGAGACTGCCGACAATTTGAAGAAGCACGGCGGCTTCATCCCCGGCATCCGCCCGGGCGAGCGCACCGCCGAATATATCGATTACGTGCTGTCGCGCGTTACCGTGCTGGGTGCGATCTATCTGGCGATCGTCTGTCTGATTCCCGAGATCCTGATTTCCTACGCTTCGGTGCCGTTCTATTTCGGCGGCACCTCGCTTCTGATCGTCGTCAGCGTGACCATGGATACGGTGGCGCAGGTGCAGGGCTATCTCCTGGCCCATCAGTATGAGGGGCTGATCAGGAAATCCAAGCTGAGGGGCCGCCGCCGCTGA
- the rpsN gene encoding 30S ribosomal protein S14, translated as MAKKSSIEKNNRRKRMTKNAAPQRAKLKAIIADKTRPMEERFAATLKLAQMPRNSSATRIRNRCELTGRPRSNYRKNKLSRIALRELGSKGLVPGLVKSSW; from the coding sequence ATGGCAAAGAAGAGTTCGATCGAGAAGAACAACCGGCGCAAGCGGATGACGAAGAACGCCGCCCCGCAGCGTGCGAAGCTGAAGGCGATCATCGCCGACAAGACCAGGCCGATGGAAGAGCGCTTCGCGGCGACGCTGAAGCTCGCTCAGATGCCGCGCAATTCGTCGGCGACGCGCATCCGCAACCGTTGCGAACTGACCGGTCGTCCGCGCTCGAACTACCGCAAGAACAAGCTTTCCCGCATCGCGCTACGCGAACTCGGCTCCAAGGGCCTGGTTCCCGGGCTCGTGAAGTCGAGCTGGTAA
- a CDS encoding DNA-directed RNA polymerase subunit alpha yields MTRRGNKVTIQKNWQELIRPNKLQVTPGSDATRFATVVAEPLERGFGQTLGNALRRILLSSLQGAAVQSVHIDGVLHEFSSIAGVREDVTDIVLNIKDISIKMQGEGPKRMVVKKSGPGVVTAGDIQTVGDIVVLNPDLQICTLDEGAEIRMEFTVAAGKGYVAAERNRPEDAPIGLIPVDSLFSPVRKVSYKVENTREGQILDYDKLTMTIETNGAISPEDAVAYAARILQDQLNVFVNFEEPRKEVAQEIIPDLAFNPAFLKKVDELELSVRSANCLKNDNIVYIGDLVQKSEAEMLRTPNFGRKSLNEIKEVLAQMGLHLGMEVPGWPPENIDELAKRFEDHY; encoded by the coding sequence TTGACCCGAAGGGGTAACAAAGTGACGATCCAGAAAAATTGGCAAGAACTCATTCGACCGAACAAGCTGCAGGTAACGCCGGGCTCCGACGCGACCCGGTTTGCCACCGTCGTCGCCGAACCGCTCGAGCGCGGCTTCGGCCAGACGCTTGGCAACGCGCTACGCCGCATCCTGCTGTCGTCGCTGCAGGGCGCCGCCGTGCAGTCGGTGCACATCGACGGCGTGCTGCACGAGTTCTCCTCGATCGCGGGCGTTCGCGAGGACGTCACCGACATCGTGCTCAACATCAAGGACATCTCGATCAAGATGCAGGGCGAAGGCCCCAAGCGCATGGTCGTGAAGAAGTCGGGTCCGGGCGTCGTCACCGCCGGCGACATCCAGACCGTCGGCGACATCGTCGTGCTCAATCCCGACCTGCAGATCTGCACGCTGGACGAGGGCGCGGAAATCCGCATGGAGTTCACGGTCGCCGCCGGCAAGGGCTATGTCGCCGCCGAGCGTAACCGGCCCGAGGATGCGCCGATCGGCCTGATCCCGGTCGACAGCCTGTTCTCGCCTGTGCGCAAGGTCTCCTACAAGGTCGAGAACACCCGCGAGGGCCAGATCCTCGACTACGACAAGCTGACCATGACGATCGAGACCAACGGCGCGATCTCGCCGGAAGACGCGGTGGCCTATGCCGCCCGCATCCTGCAGGATCAGCTCAATGTGTTCGTGAACTTCGAAGAGCCGCGCAAGGAAGTGGCGCAGGAGATCATTCCCGATCTCGCCTTCAACCCGGCGTTCCTCAAGAAGGTCGACGAGCTCGAACTATCGGTGCGTTCGGCAAACTGCCTGAAGAACGACAACATCGTCTATATCGGCGACCTCGTGCAGAAGTCGGAAGCGGAAATGCTCCGCACCCCGAACTTCGGCCGCAAGTCGCTGAACGAGATCAAGGAAGTGCTGGCCCAGATGGGTCTGCATCTCGGCATGGAAGTGCCGGGCTGGCCGCCGGAGAACATCGACGAGCTCGCCAAGCGTTTCGAAGATCACTACTGA
- the rpsE gene encoding 30S ribosomal protein S5 codes for MAGERERGGRERSRDREERDSEFVDKLVHINRVAKVVKGGKRFGFAALVVIGDQKGRVGFGHGKAREVPEAIRKATESAKRNLTRVALREGRTLHHDIAGRHGAGRVYLRAAPAGTGIIAGGPMRAVFETLGIQDVVAKSIGSSNPYNMVRATFDALKHQDSPRSVAARRNIKVSTLQSRRVGGDAEVVAE; via the coding sequence ATGGCAGGTGAACGCGAACGCGGCGGCCGCGAACGGAGCAGGGATCGCGAGGAGCGCGACAGCGAGTTCGTCGACAAGCTCGTCCACATCAATCGCGTGGCGAAGGTCGTCAAGGGCGGCAAGCGCTTCGGCTTTGCGGCGCTGGTCGTGATCGGCGATCAGAAGGGCCGGGTCGGTTTCGGCCACGGCAAGGCGCGCGAAGTTCCCGAGGCGATCCGCAAGGCGACCGAGTCGGCCAAGCGTAATCTGACGCGCGTCGCACTGCGCGAAGGCCGCACGCTGCATCACGACATCGCCGGCCGCCACGGCGCCGGCCGCGTCTACCTGCGCGCTGCTCCGGCCGGTACCGGCATCATCGCTGGCGGCCCGATGCGCGCGGTGTTTGAGACGCTCGGCATCCAGGACGTGGTGGCGAAGTCGATCGGCTCGTCGAATCCCTACAACATGGTTCGCGCCACTTTCGACGCGCTGAAGCATCAGGATTCGCCGCGTTCGGTGGCCGCGCGCCGCAACATCAAGGTGTCCACGCTGCAGTCGCGCCGCGTCGGCGGCGACGCCGAAGTGGTGGCTGAATAA
- the rpsH gene encoding 30S ribosomal protein S8, giving the protein MSTHDPISDLITRIRNAQMRSKSKVSTPGSKMRASVLEVLKSEGYIRGYASVEHASGRSELEIELKYFDGEPVIREIERVSKPGRRVYASVKNLPRVNNGLGISVLSTPKGIMADHAARDANVGGEILFTVF; this is encoded by the coding sequence ATGTCAACGCACGATCCGATCTCCGATCTCATCACCCGCATCCGCAACGCGCAGATGCGTTCGAAGTCCAAGGTCTCGACCCCGGGCTCGAAGATGCGCGCCAGCGTGCTCGAAGTGCTGAAGTCCGAGGGTTACATCCGCGGCTACGCCAGCGTCGAACACGCTTCGGGCCGCAGCGAGCTCGAGATCGAATTGAAGTATTTCGACGGCGAGCCCGTCATTCGCGAGATCGAGCGGGTCTCGAAGCCGGGCCGCCGGGTTTACGCCTCGGTGAAGAACCTGCCGCGGGTGAATAACGGTCTCGGCATTTCGGTATTGTCGACGCCGAAGGGAATCATGGCTGACCACGCCGCGCGTGACGCGAATGTGGGCGGCGAAATTCTCTTCACGGTGTTCTGA
- a CDS encoding adenylate kinase, whose protein sequence is MRLILLGPPGAGKGTQAQRLVQKYGIVQLSTGEMLRAAVTAQTPVGLQAKDIMASGALVPDEIVIGIISDRLDQPDMKNGFILDGFPRTVPQAAALDELLKRKHIKLDAVIELRVNESALLDRVETRVAEMRARGEEVRIDDTPEVLSKRLASYRSLTEPLIHYYSERRKLATVDGMMTIEQVTREINRILSAVGAVEPKAAAPARKAVGASRTTARPAGMAAKTAKKAAKTASRSKKAASKGIKAAASKKAGRKVASSARRGAAAKAKKAAKATVRKAAKKVTKKRAKR, encoded by the coding sequence ATGAGATTGATCCTTTTGGGTCCGCCGGGGGCGGGCAAGGGGACCCAGGCACAGCGGCTGGTTCAGAAGTACGGCATCGTCCAGCTCTCGACCGGCGAGATGCTGCGTGCGGCGGTCACAGCCCAAACGCCGGTCGGCCTGCAGGCCAAGGACATCATGGCGAGCGGCGCGCTGGTGCCGGATGAGATCGTGATCGGGATCATCTCCGACCGTCTCGACCAGCCCGACATGAAGAACGGCTTCATCCTCGACGGCTTTCCCCGCACGGTGCCGCAGGCGGCAGCCCTCGACGAACTCCTGAAGAGGAAACACATCAAGCTCGACGCCGTAATCGAATTGCGCGTCAACGAAAGCGCGCTGCTGGACCGCGTCGAGACGCGCGTCGCCGAGATGCGGGCGCGCGGCGAGGAAGTGCGAATCGATGATACCCCGGAAGTGCTGTCGAAGCGGCTGGCGAGCTATCGCTCGCTGACCGAGCCGCTGATCCACTATTATTCCGAGCGTCGGAAGCTGGCGACCGTCGACGGGATGATGACCATCGAGCAGGTCACAAGGGAGATCAACCGGATCCTCTCCGCCGTCGGCGCAGTGGAACCCAAAGCCGCGGCCCCGGCCAGGAAGGCCGTAGGAGCCTCCAGGACGACCGCCAGGCCCGCGGGCATGGCTGCCAAAACCGCCAAGAAAGCCGCCAAAACGGCCTCAAGGAGCAAGAAAGCGGCTTCCAAGGGGATTAAGGCAGCAGCTTCCAAGAAGGCAGGGCGGAAGGTCGCCTCGTCCGCCCGGCGCGGAGCCGCTGCCAAGGCCAAAAAGGCGGCAAAGGCCACCGTCCGGAAGGCCGCCAAAAAGGTCACGAAAAAGCGAGCTAAGCGATAG
- the rpsK gene encoding 30S ribosomal protein S11, translating to MGKEATRVRRRERKNIASGIAHVNSSFNNTTITITDAQGNTIAWSSAGTMGFKGSRKSTPYAAQVAAEDVSKKAQEHGMRTLEVEVAGPGSGRESALRALQAAGFTVTSIRDVTTIPHNGCRPRKRRRV from the coding sequence ATGGGCAAGGAAGCCACCCGCGTACGCCGTCGCGAACGCAAGAACATCGCTTCGGGCATCGCGCACGTCAATTCGTCGTTCAACAACACGACCATCACCATCACCGACGCGCAGGGCAACACCATTGCCTGGTCCTCGGCCGGCACGATGGGCTTCAAGGGCTCGCGCAAGTCGACCCCCTATGCCGCGCAGGTCGCGGCCGAAGACGTTTCCAAGAAGGCGCAGGAACACGGCATGCGCACGCTGGAAGTGGAAGTTGCCGGCCCGGGTTCGGGCCGTGAATCGGCGCTTCGTGCGCTGCAGGCGGCGGGCTTCACCGTGACGTCGATCCGCGACGTGACGACGATCCCGCACAATGGCTGCCGTCCGCGCAAGCGCCGGCGGGTCTGA
- the rpmD gene encoding 50S ribosomal protein L30, giving the protein MAKAAKTIKVEQTGSAIRRHHSQRATLIGLKLNKIGRVTELQDTPAIRGMIAKVQHLVRIVDEK; this is encoded by the coding sequence ATGGCCAAGGCCGCAAAGACGATCAAGGTCGAGCAGACCGGTAGCGCAATCCGCCGCCATCACTCGCAGCGCGCGACGCTGATCGGCCTCAAGCTCAACAAGATCGGTCGTGTGACCGAGTTGCAGGACACGCCTGCAATTCGCGGCATGATCGCCAAGGTTCAACATCTCGTCCGCATCGTCGACGAGAAATAA
- a CDS encoding DUF1330 domain-containing protein, producing the protein MSAYVISEVEMRDAAGFEAYRIIAAKTIAQYGGRYLVRRGVANLIEGGPPPKTIIVVEFPTIERLREWYASPEYAEALKVRQTALDRRLIFVEGVAPL; encoded by the coding sequence ATGTCGGCCTATGTTATTTCCGAAGTTGAGATGCGCGATGCGGCGGGTTTCGAGGCTTATCGCATCATCGCCGCGAAGACGATCGCGCAGTATGGCGGGCGCTATTTGGTCCGCCGCGGCGTCGCAAATTTGATCGAAGGCGGCCCACCGCCGAAAACCATCATTGTCGTCGAATTTCCAACGATAGAACGTTTGCGTGAATGGTACGCTTCGCCGGAATATGCGGAGGCCTTGAAGGTGCGGCAGACGGCACTGGATCGACGGCTGATCTTCGTTGAAGGCGTCGCGCCGCTTTGA
- the rplF gene encoding 50S ribosomal protein L6: protein MSRVGKRPVPIPSGVTASVEGQTVKMKGPKGQLQFVVHDDVEVKFEDGAVKVAPRIETNRAQAMYGTARAQVANLVEGVTKGFEKKLEITGVGYRAALQGKNLQLALGYSHDVVYAIPEGITIAVPKPTEITITGTDSQRVGQVAAEIRAYRPPEPYKGKGVKYANEFIFRKEGKKK from the coding sequence ATGTCACGTGTTGGCAAACGGCCCGTTCCGATCCCGTCCGGTGTGACGGCGAGCGTCGAAGGGCAGACCGTCAAGATGAAGGGGCCGAAGGGCCAGCTTCAGTTCGTCGTGCATGACGACGTCGAGGTGAAGTTCGAGGACGGCGCGGTCAAGGTCGCGCCTCGGATCGAAACCAACCGGGCGCAGGCGATGTACGGCACCGCACGCGCGCAGGTCGCCAACCTGGTCGAGGGCGTCACCAAGGGTTTCGAGAAGAAGCTCGAGATCACCGGCGTCGGTTACCGTGCTGCGCTGCAGGGCAAGAACCTGCAGCTGGCGCTCGGCTACAGCCACGATGTCGTCTACGCGATCCCGGAAGGCATCACCATCGCGGTGCCGAAGCCGACCGAGATCACGATCACGGGCACCGATTCCCAGCGCGTCGGCCAGGTCGCGGCTGAGATCCGCGCCTACCGTCCGCCGGAGCCCTACAAGGGCAAGGGCGTGAAGTACGCCAACGAATTCATCTTCCGCAAGGAAGGCAAGAAGAAGTAA
- the rplR gene encoding 50S ribosomal protein L18 has product MSLKVTNARRKQRVRNSLRRTANGRPRLSVFRSSKHIYAQVIDDLKGETLASASSLEKNMREGGNTGANIDAAKAVGKLLAERAVQKGVKEVVFDRGQYLYHGRVKALADAARESGLSF; this is encoded by the coding sequence ATGTCACTCAAGGTCACGAATGCCCGGCGCAAGCAGCGCGTGCGGAACTCGCTGCGCCGGACCGCCAATGGACGCCCGCGTCTGTCGGTGTTCCGTTCGTCGAAGCACATCTACGCCCAGGTCATCGACGACCTGAAGGGCGAGACGCTGGCTTCCGCCTCGTCGCTGGAAAAAAACATGCGCGAGGGCGGCAACACGGGCGCCAACATCGATGCGGCCAAGGCCGTCGGCAAGCTGCTGGCGGAACGCGCCGTGCAGAAGGGCGTCAAGGAAGTGGTGTTCGATCGCGGTCAGTATCTCTATCACGGGCGCGTCAAGGCGCTTGCGGATGCGGCCCGCGAAAGCGGACTGAGCTTCTAA
- the rpsM gene encoding 30S ribosomal protein S13 → MARIAGVNIPTNKRVLIALQYIHGIGQKNAAEIMEKVKIPTERRVSQLSDQEVLQIREVIDRDYLVEGDLRRETGINIKRLMDLGCYRGLRHRRGLPVRGQRTHTNARTRKGPAKSIAGKKK, encoded by the coding sequence GTGGCCCGTATTGCCGGCGTGAATATCCCGACCAACAAGCGCGTTCTGATCGCGCTCCAGTACATCCATGGCATCGGCCAGAAGAACGCGGCCGAGATCATGGAGAAGGTCAAGATCCCGACTGAGCGTCGCGTCAGCCAGCTGAGCGACCAGGAAGTCCTGCAGATCCGCGAAGTGATCGACCGCGACTATCTCGTCGAGGGCGACCTTCGCCGTGAGACCGGTATCAACATCAAGCGTCTGATGGACCTCGGCTGCTATCGCGGCCTGCGTCATCGCCGCGGCCTGCCGGTGCGCGGCCAGCGCACCCACACCAATGCGCGCACGCGCAAGGGCCCGGCCAAGTCGATCGCCGGCAAGAAGAAGTAA
- the rplO gene encoding 50S ribosomal protein L15, which translates to MKLSDIADNAGSRKKRMRVGRGIGSGKGKTSGRGGKGQTARSGVRIKGFEGGQMPLHRRLPKRGFNNIFRLDFAEINLDRLQQAIDAKLVDVKETVTVESLVKAGVIRRAKDGLRLLGRGELKAKLAIEVHGASKSAVAAVEKAGGTVKILAPAKKEEGEAA; encoded by the coding sequence ATGAAGCTCAGCGATATCGCCGACAACGCCGGCTCGCGCAAGAAGCGGATGCGCGTCGGCCGTGGCATCGGTTCAGGCAAGGGCAAGACTTCGGGCCGCGGCGGCAAGGGCCAAACCGCGCGTTCGGGCGTGCGCATCAAGGGCTTCGAGGGCGGCCAGATGCCGCTGCATCGCCGCCTGCCGAAGCGCGGCTTCAACAACATCTTCCGGCTCGACTTCGCCGAGATCAACCTGGACCGGCTGCAGCAGGCGATCGACGCCAAGCTGGTCGACGTCAAGGAAACCGTCACCGTCGAATCGCTGGTCAAGGCCGGCGTGATCCGTCGCGCCAAGGACGGCCTGCGGCTGCTCGGCCGCGGCGAACTCAAGGCCAAGCTCGCGATTGAGGTGCATGGCGCCTCCAAATCCGCGGTCGCGGCGGTCGAGAAGGCCGGCGGCACCGTGAAGATCCTGGCCCCGGCCAAGAAGGAAGAAGGCGAGGCGGCGTAA
- the greA gene encoding transcription elongation factor GreA: MSRAFVKETADTEDLPDRPISDLPNDVTAEGFRRIEEALVAAQAAQAAAQAAGDRHALATARRDVRYWSARRATAAVIPEPTDNSVVRLGHTVTIVREDDRRQTFRIVGEDEADPAHGTISHASPLARALFGKGVGDVGVIGGGEAEIVEIR, from the coding sequence ATGAGCAGAGCGTTCGTCAAGGAAACAGCGGACACCGAGGATCTGCCGGACCGGCCGATCTCCGACCTTCCGAATGATGTGACGGCTGAAGGTTTCCGCCGGATCGAGGAAGCATTGGTGGCCGCCCAGGCAGCCCAGGCTGCGGCGCAAGCGGCCGGGGATCGGCACGCCTTGGCGACCGCCCGCCGCGATGTCCGTTATTGGAGCGCGCGTCGCGCCACGGCGGCGGTGATCCCGGAGCCCACGGACAATTCGGTCGTGCGGCTCGGCCATACCGTCACCATCGTGCGCGAGGATGACCGCCGGCAGACGTTCCGCATCGTCGGCGAAGACGAAGCCGACCCCGCACACGGGACGATCTCGCATGCGTCGCCGCTGGCGCGCGCGCTGTTTGGCAAGGGTGTCGGCGATGTCGGCGTCATCGGCGGAGGCGAGGCGGAGATCGTCGAAATCCGGTGA
- a CDS encoding amidase, translated as MTEPCDLPAATARALIGERKLSPVELMDSCIRRIEEIDPAVNAIIARSFDSACATAREGEAAVMRGDPLGPLHGLPLGVKDLVDAKGLPTSFGSVLFADNIAAEDEAVVAMLKRAGAIVVGKTNVPEWGAGGNTRNALHGATGNPFDPERSAAGSSGGSAVALATGMVPLATGSDTGGSVRNPAAFCGVVGFRPSPGLIASNSRNMAWLQISQLGPMARNVSDACLMLSCMLDRDARDPLSAILHAGGTPESATYRNPPRIDLAGLSIAATCDFGFAPTERAITETFKTKLATFGSAFRRLEWTHPDCSHADEVFRILRAVAFLGRHRELVEKHPDKVGPNIRDNVVEGLGYSALDVARALSLQTALYRSWQTFFGEHDFVIAPTVTISPRPWSELYPATIDGTPTKSYFHWLALAYAVTNAGHPAVAIPAGRDGAGLPFGIQIIGPRGGDVATLAVAREIEALLGANPETARPVPDLAWLRGQPPMSSRPGFLDFD; from the coding sequence ATGACCGAGCCGTGCGATCTGCCCGCGGCAACGGCCCGGGCGTTGATCGGCGAGCGCAAGCTTTCGCCGGTCGAACTCATGGACAGTTGCATCCGGCGGATCGAGGAGATCGACCCCGCCGTCAATGCGATCATCGCGCGCTCGTTTGATAGCGCGTGCGCAACGGCGCGGGAGGGCGAGGCCGCCGTGATGCGCGGCGATCCACTCGGCCCGCTGCACGGCCTTCCGCTCGGCGTGAAGGACCTGGTCGACGCCAAGGGGCTGCCGACGAGTTTTGGCAGCGTGCTGTTCGCGGACAACATCGCGGCCGAGGATGAAGCTGTTGTCGCGATGCTCAAACGCGCCGGCGCCATCGTCGTCGGAAAGACCAACGTCCCCGAATGGGGCGCGGGCGGCAATACCCGCAATGCGCTGCACGGCGCCACCGGCAACCCGTTCGATCCCGAACGCTCCGCCGCCGGCTCGTCTGGCGGGTCGGCGGTGGCGCTCGCCACCGGCATGGTGCCGCTGGCGACCGGTTCGGACACCGGAGGCTCGGTCAGGAACCCCGCCGCCTTTTGCGGGGTGGTCGGATTCCGTCCCTCGCCCGGGCTGATCGCCAGCAACAGCCGCAACATGGCCTGGCTGCAGATCTCGCAGCTCGGGCCAATGGCGCGAAACGTCTCCGACGCATGCCTGATGCTTTCCTGCATGCTGGATCGCGACGCGCGGGATCCGCTGTCGGCGATCCTTCACGCCGGCGGAACGCCTGAGAGCGCGACCTATCGCAATCCGCCAAGGATCGATCTTGCCGGCTTGAGCATCGCGGCGACATGCGATTTCGGGTTTGCGCCGACCGAGCGCGCCATCACCGAGACATTCAAGACGAAGCTCGCGACATTCGGATCGGCATTCCGCCGCCTCGAATGGACCCATCCGGACTGCAGCCATGCCGATGAGGTGTTCCGGATATTGCGCGCCGTCGCATTTCTGGGGCGTCACCGCGAACTCGTAGAGAAACATCCGGACAAGGTAGGCCCCAATATTCGCGACAACGTCGTCGAGGGGCTCGGATACTCCGCTCTCGACGTGGCGCGCGCGCTCTCGCTGCAGACCGCGCTCTATCGGAGCTGGCAGACATTCTTCGGCGAGCACGATTTTGTCATTGCGCCGACGGTCACGATCAGCCCGCGGCCGTGGTCGGAGCTCTACCCGGCCACGATCGACGGCACGCCGACCAAAAGCTATTTCCACTGGCTGGCGCTGGCCTACGCCGTCACCAATGCCGGACATCCGGCGGTGGCGATACCGGCCGGCCGCGACGGCGCCGGATTGCCGTTCGGTATCCAGATCATCGGCCCGCGCGGCGGCGATGTCGCGACGCTTGCCGTTGCCCGCGAGATCGAGGCGCTGCTTGGCGCCAATCCGGAGACGGCCCGTCCCGTCCCCGATCTCGCCTGGCTGCGCGGTCAGCCGCCGATGTCCTCCCGGCCGGGTTTTCTGGATTTCGACTGA